The DNA region aactgtGAGGAATCATCATCACCCATTTTTTTTAGTGACTGAAGAGTCGCTAAATGAATAATTGttctataagtcaaggactatctgtaatcagCAACTTTCAGGCTGCAGGATGTCAGTTCATCACACACACccattggatcaaaattggtgttCCTGTTTATCCTCCTCTTTtgtaaaacaaatacaaaacaaaatctCTTTTTTGAGGTGAGCAAAAACCACACAttcatatagttttcttggcaatcagATGGAAGTAACTTGCTGAAGCCTTCTTCCAGGGCAGTTTTTTAGACTTTCCCTTGAGGCATAAGCAAGCATCCCAAcaataaattataaatagaaaAACCTAGTGATGGAACTAGTACCCAAAATGGAATGGTGACTTCTATACCCTAATGTGCCATACCATTTttgcaatggtgaaattcatttttttttttactacaggttgtgtgggcatggcttggtgggcgtggcaggggaaggatactgcaaaatctccattccctcccactccaggggaaggatattgcaaaatctccattcccactccactctgggcccagccagaggtggtatttgccggttctccgagctactcaaaatttccgttaccggttctccagaacctgtcagaacctgctgaatttcatctctGCTTTTTTGTCTCATTTCTCCTGAATGTATTTCTGAAGCATTTtgatttatatttgttttgtagAATTGTGTTGTGTCCCATTTTTTTCCAGcagttaaaaaaatcagaaaagtaaTTGAAAGTTTTAGTCAAATGGGACCCCATTATACTTACTAGGGTTCACTTCCTCTAATAATGTGCCTGGACTGTAATCTCAGTAAATAAAGCTAAAAGTTAACTGTACTCATAATGGCTATCTTAACAATACAGATTCCAAGGGACATTATGGAGCAGTTAAGGTGATTGATGGCTAGTGAGAacggggaaaaaaatcagaggtGCCATTTCTATGTTAATTGCAGGGGGAAACCATCATCATTATTGACTGAGAGAGGCTATGCATGCTTCTTGCCATTAAGTAGCGAAGCTGAGCATCAGTGTATATTCAGTGCAAAATAATGACTCTATTTAAACACTGCAGTTTCAAAAGAGCATTGATGGCATGCCTCCATTATTTTAGACAGCACtaagctttttttcttcttcagtttaTAGAAATCAGGGATAAATGCCTCCAGTATAGGGAGCTGTTGTCGACCATTAAATTTTGAGATGATAAAAAGCATCATCTGGGAAACGTCGGACTGCAGATCCCTTCTGACCACACTAAAGTAACTGTTTACATCCTGCTTacatcttcttcctttttctttccgcAGTCAAGTAAGTTCTAATTGTTAAAAATGTTTCCCAAGGTTGCAATTAGCTCTGCCCTTCTTTTTAACAGCAAGTTGGCCCTAATAAAGTTTCTCAAAGCAAGAAAATAAAGGAGTTAGAGAAAAGATTTATTTAGTGCCTTTTTGTGCCAAGCTGCCATTAAGGGGATAGGAACAAGGACAATAAAAAGATAGGCAAACCCAATCTTCACTAATAGTTGCTAATCAGTAATGATTGTATTTATTCAAATGTAAATCTGCTTTACCATATAGGGGTTTGGGGCTATGGGGGAGCAGGGAACAGTTccctgaaagaatggaaggcatGCCGACAATTCTTGAGGGTTTCCCCTTACCAATTCTTTCCTGGTGCCACTTCGGTTCTCTTATCAAAAactcaacattttgtgaccttccgacaagcaaactcaatgaggaagtcagattcaccttgttactaatttaacaattgaagtgactcgcttaacaactgtggtaagaaatgtcgtaaaatggggcgaaactgaGCTAACAACCATCTTGTTTAACAgtggaaagtttgggctcaattgtgatcctaaATCAATGACTTCGCAgagttcttccttcctttcttgagcttcatcactggaaactttcaagaagagactggactgccattgtcaaaaatggtgtaggttctgctgggcagggggttggactagatgatctacaaggtcccttcctactctgttaatctgtatctgtatctttcTGATGATTTCTCAGAATGCAAGTAGAGACTTGGAGaaacctttctttcccttcttattCTAGTGGGCTATTTAAGATTGAGGCACCCGCAAAGCTGCCCTTTCATCTGGTATTAACTTCTTCCTGATGGATGACTTACTAAAATAAGATCCTGACAGTAGCATTGCTCAGAATAGCCATAAACTCTGAGAGACACAGACTCCAAGGCAGGAGAGAAGGTAAGGCAAAGTTTGAGAGCTACAAAAAAGTTTccacccttctctttccttctgtttttgaAGATTCCTCTATTGTTTGCATTTTGGAATTAAGGGCTCCTAGAGGTCATTAGGCATTACAAAGACCTAAATTACATGAGTTGGAGTCTATTGAACCATTGACCTATTAGAAGATAAAGACTAATAAACAGAACTCAGTTTACAAAAAAAGttaagtcatttaaaaaaatttattacagctataatttttgaaaatattaaaggCATATAaatttcactcccccccccccaaggtgttGCCCAGGTCCAGATTAATGTTTTTGTAGACTCTTGACATTTCATAATAgatcaatatataaatatttggacTTGTGCAATATATGGGTACActgcggctcagtggctaagacgctgagcttgtcgatcagaaaagttggcagtttggtggtttaaaGCCCTAGCAccccataacagagtgagctcctgtttcttgccccagcttctgccaactcagcagttcgaaagcatgtaaaaaatgcaagtagaaaactagggaccacctttggtgggaaagtaacataTCCCATgttccttcggcgttgagtcatgccagccacatgaccacggagacatcttcagacaacgctggctcttcggcttagagtcaggaacgactaacacatatatgcatgcatgtgtatgtatgtatgtatgtatgtatgtaatcccACTAAGGCTCTCCCTTAATTCTCTAGAGCACTTCTGGTAATAATAGCTGGCTTATCTTTCTTACCAGATTTTTCATAAAAACCACATCTGATTTGGCTCTATTTCCTGATCTTGCCACTGGGCAATTAGTTGGTTTAGTTTCTGAACCTAATGGCTTTACATTTCCTGTCCCTTTAGATGAATATAACCATTGACTTCAAAACTGGCAAACAGAGGATCTTTCTGCCCCTAAAGTCAGTATTGCTGCTTTAGATTGATTTTAGGCTTCTTCCTTTCAACATTCTTCAAATCCCTTGATCAATTGCCCACAACCTAACTAAAGAAAAATCTGGCAGAAAGTAATGGCTGAATGCAACAGCCTCCCATATTAAAAGCATTAGGCTGAAAAAATTTAAACCCAGCCCAACGATAACCAGTGTGGGAATCTTGCTAGCCATTATGCTCATCACAATGCAGCTCTGGAAAGCTTTCTTTGTAATCCATCCATCGCACAGAGCAGGGATTAAGCAGAGATACTGAGGAAATGAATGAGCCGAGTAGAATAGAAGGGTGAAGGTCTCACCTTTCAAGACTAAGGCAAAAACTGTCATATTGTTATGTGAGAACTGGGCACATAGTTAAAATGAAAAAGCATATTTTAATCCAGAAATCTTGACTCCAAATTGACCTGAATAAACCGAGACCAGGTTATGTCTAGTAATTAAGCTAATTACTTGAAGCTAATTATTCGGATGCTTCCATGCCTGCTTTCTTCTGCAAGTCAAACAGTTTTCTTCATTAGATACACTGATCCCAAATTGTATTTTTTGTTGTGCCTTTGAATCAGTTTTTTACTCTTGGCAATTGCCAGACAAGTCCTTGTAGTTTgggggcaagattttggaagtggtttaccaCTTCCTCCTTCTTAgagctgagaaagagtgattggcTTTATGGTAGGActtgaagatgtctccgtggtcatgtggccggcatgagtaaatgccaaagatgcacggaatactgttaccttcccaccaaggtggttcctatttttctacttgcatttttacatgctttcaaactgctagattgacagAAACTGGGATAAGTAACTGGagcattacgtggcgctagggattcaaacgcaGAATTGTCGACCTTTcgtattgacaagctcagcgtcttagccactgagccaccacgtcccccaAGAATAATTAAACTAATGGCGCCAATCAGCCCCACCGATTGGATGATCCTTTGGGTTCCCCATGCAAGGCCACAGAGCCATGTTTTAACTCCTTTTCAGAAGACCAGCAAAGTGGGGGTCCTGCCTCACTTCCCGTGAGAGGATACTCCACAAGGCAGGGGCAACAGCAGAGAATGCTCTTTTTTCTAAACCTTGATAGTTGAAATCCTTAAATGAAGGTGTCTGCCACATACCTTCCATGCCTGACCGGATGGGGTGGGATGGTGTAAtgcagagatcttcaaacttggcaactccagctggctggagaattctggaaattgaagtccacaagtcttaaagttgccaagtttggggacctctggtgTAATGGGAAGAAGCTGGCTCTGGAGATGCCTCTGCCTcttgccatgtagggctttatggttCACAAGTGCAACACCTTGAGAATTGGAGATGGAGGCACACTGACACCAATGCAACTTGTGTAACAGAGTGTGTACCCAATATAGCTCCGTGTACCCAATATAGCTCACACAGCCACTTTCTGCACCAGCTAAAGCTTCCCGCTAGGCCCATGAAGAACGCAATAGTCCAAACAAGAgatgaccagggcatgagtgaccaagCAGAAAGCCTCCCTATCCAAGAAAGAGCATAACTAGCGCACAACATGGAATGGTGCAAAGGTCCTCCTGGCCATGGCTGCCACCTGCTTGTTGAGCTGTGAGTCCAAGAGGACCCCCAGTTTACATACCAGGTCTGCTGGGGTAGCGCAATCCCAGCCAAGGCCAAGAACGTCTCTGGGTACAGAGGGACCCATCCACAGCTACTCTGTCTTGCAGGGTTCAGCTGAAATCTGTTGTCTCACATCTAGGcccccacagcctccaggcactgcaaAAGAGTGTTGATGGCATCACTTTGCCTGGGACAGATGTGTAACTGGGTACAACAGCACACTGGTAATACTTCATCCTGTGTTGACCGATTATCCCGCCCAGCAGTTTTATGTATATGTTTAAAAGGAGCCGAGAGAGCACCAActcctgtggcaccccacaaagGAAGGGCTGTGAGCTGAACCCCTCAGTCCTTATTAACATTGAGAAAGGAAGGGAACCAACATAAAACCGTGCCATCCCCAACTCCCTAAATGAATCCAAAAGGAGACCATTGTCAAAGGTATCGAAAGTCATAGGATCAAGGACAGATGCACTACCTCCATCCTGCTCCCATCAGAGATCACCCATAAGTGCAACCaatgtttgtttagtgaccatttgaagttacaaacagcattgaaaaaggttGGCTTACAACTGTGTttcgcttatgaccattgcagcacccccatgattaaaattcagatgcttggcaacggactcatacttatgacggttccagcatcctgaggtcatgtggtcaccttttgcaacctgttgataagcaaagtcaattggggaagccagattcacttaacgaccatatttctaacttaacaactgcaatgattcacttaacaattgcggcaagaaaagtcgtaaaatggggcaaagtaacttaacaaatgtctcatttagccacataaattttgggctcaattgtgatcgtaagctgaggactacctgtctttaGTTTTGTTTCAAAACCCCAAATGACACTTCTTCTGAAGTTAGCGGTGTACTTTCACTTCAATGTGCCtgtttaaaaaggaggaagattcaGACGTCTCAAATCCTTCATTTCTTTCACACCACAGCCTCCAGGAAGCTGtactgcttctccccccccccccttatgtcccaaaggtcctttttcaagaggcaactggacttcctggtctaattttgaagatgtttcgcttctcatccaacaaacttcttcagctctggttggatggtggggaatggatgggtgtggagccttcttggaactgttgaaaggattgtgttgtagactggagatagatgatatcttatcccttcccctctgtccactgacagagaggaccactgggaCAGAAAGGACCACCTGAAAAAGGGGTCAAAGACACCATCTACATAAAATTCAACAGCCCTCTCACAACAGATGAGAAGAGATAgacatcatctatctctaatctacaacacagtccttttcaacagttccaagaaggctccagcCCATTTGCactgctcaggtgaccctgatgacacagataaaccttcaagtcTCCTTAAGGACTTTCTAAAAAGAACACAagtgaccagttgtctgcaaggagtattaatccttccattccccaccatccagacaagagcttaagaagcttcttggatgagaagtgaaacgtcttcaaagaaagacaATAAATCCAGGGGGGCCTCTTgaaaagagcacctttgggacagccgtgacctggatgactgagaatccctatAGACACTCCCGGTTTTCCGTCTAACCATTCTCCCCAAACGCCTCAGAGCTCCGTTACGTCTAACCCGCGCCAAGAAGTTCGGCGCTAGAGAAGCTTCTCTATGCGGGTTCGGCCGGGCGCCTGGAAGGGAGGAGGCGTGTCGTCTGGGGTGGGGGGCGGCTTTCCTCGTCGCTCTCCGCCGCCGTCCCCTCAGATGGTTGCTTCGACGCGAGTCTTCGCAGCCGCCTTCCTGTTCCTCTGGGATCTCACAGCATGACCGTCGGAGGTCGGGTTCCGTGGCTACCGCTGGTGGCCCTCTGCTGGGCTCTGGCGTCGAGGGGCGCCAGCGGTTCGGCTTGCGCTCCGTGCAAGCCGGACCTCTGCGCGTTCGTGCAATGTGCCGTGCCGGAACTGACCGCCCGAGACGAGTGCGGCTGCTGCGGAGCGTTGCCTCGGCGCGGAGGGGAACGCTGTGGCGGGGCGCGGGGCGCCGTTGTGGCCCGGGTGGTGTGCGTGAGCCAACGCCAGGCAGAAGCGCCCGAACCCGACGTCGAAGAGGGAACCGGGCATTGCGTCGCAAGGAGGACAGCGCCGTCTGCGGTTCCGACGGCCGGTTCCTACAGTAGCGTGTGCGCTCTGCACCTGCACAGATGGCGCGCGATCCTCGACGGCCGCGAGCGCGTCCGGAAGGCCCACGACGGCGAGTGCAAACTTGGTGAGCCGCGCGTCGCGGGGAAGGGGCGGGGGGAGCCGACAGCGGTCGGCACAGAACACCCGGGGTATTTCTCTCGTTCCTGACTGCCCCAACTTTCCAAACCTTGCATTCTTTTGGTGTTTAATCGGAGAGAGAAATGCGAGTCGGTCTAAATTGGAACAATGAGTTGTTCTTTATATTCACACACTCACACGCACCACActcacacaaaacacacacaaacagtcaAGGTAAAAACGTGaacagctttattttatttttttgcagtaaCAGAGATGTTTGCAATAACCGTAGTCTTAGGCACTATTTTTAAGACTTTATATGCTATTGTATCTATTAAGACTTTTGTCACTTTATAGTAGCCTGCAACTATAGCATACCTCTTgagtgtgtgtacacacacacacacacactatatagaGAGAGGGGGAACATACATAATTATACTGTTTCATTCAGGTAAAGCAACAGTATGCAAAATACAGACAATAAATGAAATACAATGAGGAAAAGAAATCAAGAAGAATTCTAAAAGTATGTCATTAAACTTCTCAGGAACTGCCTATCCTGACAACTGTTCTTCCATCCTATTCCTATGTTGCCTTCGGTGCTTTGTACCTTTCCCCAGTGTATATGGTCTCTTCAAAAGGGTAGCATCCAGTAGGCTTAGGGAAGGAAATATCAATGAATTCAAGTTGGAGGATTTAGAATTTGGATCATTAAATGGTCCATGAACATGAATACAGACCTCATATGGCTATTGACACTCCCAACAACCTGAATGCAGGCACACTTGTAATCCTGGACTCCCTGGTTTCATGCAATACTTATATTTTAGTTAAATTAAGTCATGTTCTTGGTTATACTTCCACAACAGGTTCAGCCACACATTTGGGTTCCACAGGCATTACATTACACTAGCTCAGAAGTCACCCTCTTATACCACTACAACATCTAGGCGCAAACTTTTCCTACAACTTTCTATAAACACAGCCAGACTGGGTATTACAGAAAGAGTGTAACTAACTACCCTGGGATTTTATGTGGTATGTTGGGCTTGGATTAAAAAGACCTAGATTCACATCTCCTTCCACCTCTACAGGTCCCTCAGCCAACTGATTCTCTTTCAGCTTAACTCACATGTTTGTCACAAAAATAAAAAggtgggaaaggaagagggaatggTTGTATGTAATGGGCATAGGGACAGGTGGAAGAACTACTGCCAAGGTCAGACAAGGGGATCCTGAGCCTGGGCCAGGAAACTAAtttgagaaaacatctcagaCAATTTCGTCTCTAATTCACAGGAAGATAAAGTGAGATACTGGGACAATATTTAGACTTGCAAGATACTGTTCCAATAATAGTAATTTCAGACTCATGTGGCCTTGAATTCTTCATCTATCCTATCTTATAAAGCtgatacacgtgtgtgtgtgtgtgtgtgtgttattccaacaaacataataaataattgtttaaatggGACTACTGTTGCCTATTGTATTATTACATGCATCTTCTCAGCTGTCTATTTAGATGGTAATAAAAGAATGGGCAAAGGAGAGGGGAACACATTTCTCTGTTAGTAAGTACTTCATTATATCTTAACCCAAGGGCACTAATTTACACAGATATAATCAGTGGGGTAACATTTAATGGCCCCCTTTGGGAACCAGGCTGTGCTTAACAGCTgcttctctttctatttgtaaTCAGGCTGGCTCcttttaattgtgtgtgtgtgtgtggtgtggtgtgtgtgtgtgtgtgtgaggtgtgtgtgtagatatagaTGCAGATATATAAGCATTTCAAGaatatattgcatttttttctttctttcttttttagttttatttgtgcAGTGTAACACATTACTGTGTTATAAATAAGTGTCCCATATTTTGGATATTCCCTATGCTATTTAATGTAATGTTGCCCAACTGGAGGGTTGAAGCGAATAAAGTGAATAAAGTCACTGTATTCATGATTTGTAGCACTTCTCTTTAAACAAAAGCCAAGCTTTTCCCCACCCTGCTAACTTCATTCAATCTTGCTTAAGAAAGGACTGGGAGAAGTGGGAATCTTACTTGAGACAGGACTCTTTCAAAAGGGCCTGTGTTTCCTATAAGCTGCTCCCTCCCAAGAGCCAGCCAGCTTTATAATGTTCAGACTActgtgtcggggggggggggggggggggggggggggggaaatgacagaTCTCTTTTTGTATCACCAGCGGTGCTTTTCACACCCCTTAATCCTCTTGCTGACTCAACCAGTCTGAGATTAGTTTGAAATCTGCTCATTTCACTGTCACTTATGGTTACAGGTTACATTTCCATGAGTTTTGTATATACATTTCTGTGGATGAATAGATTTCACAATCCCCTTTGAttttataggaaggaaggaaggaaggaaggaaggaaggaaggaaggaaggaaggaaggaaggaaggaaggatttttaaaaaaataatccaaacaGAAATGACCAATAATCACAGAAGtccaaaatattataaaatgtttaAGTAGCAGAGGGTGGGGTGCTAGAACGCTTTTTCCTATAGTGTTTTTATGCTAATTTTGTTTAGCCTTTTTTCAAACTTAACAAAATCTgttcaaaatattttcattttaaccTTTGCTTTAGTATAAAATCATACAtcattttatgtatgtatatgcattcttttcccttttcattaAATGTTGCTTTTCGTTTGttttatctaattaatataaaaataaaatcaggagCGGGGGGGGAATGAAATGTTCTTCCAATTGTAGCTTAGGTAAAAGAGTTGCCAGGTAGTCTTACttatttattcagtttttatccttcctttttaAACAACTTGCCCTGTTCACAGAAACAATGAACACAGTCAGTCAATATCCCAATCAGATCTTCTAACCAGTGGTTTGGGGTAGACTAAGTAGACTTACAAGATTCTTTTGGGAATACACAGTTCCTGCCCACTTTCTTTAGGAAGTTGTGTCTCATGTTCATCTTCCCACAAATCAGGCAGAATATTTAACAACAATGGGAAGAGAAGGCAGGAATTGGTTTCATACCATACAGAGTAAGGAAGGAGATATTCAGGAAACGTTACTTGGGCAAAAGAGAATGGAACATTTTTAAAGTTTAGAACAAGTTATAACAGTGTTGGTAAACCTTTTAAGCAttgagtgccgaaatgggagcatAAATGTGTgtacatgccagaaactggaacagCAGCCACCCGATGTGCATGTGCtcactgggaagatgatcttccagtttctggcatgtgcactggccagctggtcttcacgagCGCATGCtcactagaaaccagaagaccaggggGTTGGTGCCGATGcacatgccggaaactggaagatcgtCTTTCCAGTGAGCACATGCGCATCGggcaactgctcttctggtttccggtact from Thamnophis elegans isolate rThaEle1 chromosome 3, rThaEle1.pri, whole genome shotgun sequence includes:
- the IGFBPL1 gene encoding LOW QUALITY PROTEIN: insulin-like growth factor-binding protein-like 1 (The sequence of the model RefSeq protein was modified relative to this genomic sequence to represent the inferred CDS: inserted 1 base in 1 codon; deleted 1 base in 1 codon), which produces MTVGGRVPWLPLVALCWALASRGASGSACAPCKPDLCAFVQCAVPELTARDECGCCGALPRRGGERCGGARGAVVARVVCVSQRQAEAPEPDVEEGTGHCVXKEDSAVCGSDGRSYSSVCALHLHRWRAILDGRERVRKAHDGECKLAPAIIVPPKRIHNVTGAQVYLSCEVKAVPTPIIAWKKVTESPKGVRLLEELPGDRVNMAVQVRGGPSKHESTGWVLINPLTKEDEGVYQCHATNMVGETQAEGTIKVLHQSKNKKDHFPASEDMK